One segment of Coffea arabica cultivar ET-39 chromosome 7c, Coffea Arabica ET-39 HiFi, whole genome shotgun sequence DNA contains the following:
- the LOC113698072 gene encoding brassinosteroid LRR receptor kinase-like, which produces MKMKAENSTCTHLFFSSAKLFLLYHHLYLQHLIVFLTTIFFFLSTISPAAASSAASASGSSINGLSRDSQQLLSFKASLPNPTQLSDWLPANSPCNFTRVSCNKNSRVSSIDLSDLPLGIDFSLVSSSMIALQSLELLVLRNTSLTGALTSLVRSQCSAFLSSVDLSENSISGPVSDILSFEVCSSIVSLNLSKNSLDPPMKEDKASTFGVQELDLSFNNISGQYVVPWLLSNQFPGLQHLSLKGNRVVVDFPALNLKNLSYLDLSMNNLSAGFPSITDCSNLEHLDLSSNKFSGDVGSSLSSCGKLSFLNLTNNLLKGAVPELPSGAGGVMQFLYLGRNGFQGVLPPYLSDLCPSLVELVLSYNNLSGNVPESFGACSVLELFDISNNTFFGELPVDTLVKMSNLKNLSLSFNNFLGSLPESLSKMVSLETLDVSSNNLSGVIPSGICQDPRNNLKVLYLQNNLLTGSIPESLSNCSKLESLDLSFNYLTGTIPSSLGSLSQLRDLIAWLNRLHGEIPQELMYLQRLENLILDFNDLIGSIPASLSNCTNLNWISLSNNQLSGEIPVSLGRLAYLAILKLGNNSLSGNIPAELGDCRSLLWLDLNTNFLNGTIPPGLSKHAGNIAAARLTGKRYVYIKNDGSKQCHGAGNLLEFGGIRQEQLDRISTRHPCNFTRVYRGITEPTFHHNGSMIFLDISHNHLEGSIPKELGFMYYLQILNLGNNNLSGPIPPELGGLKNAAILDLSYNRLNGSIPQTLTGLTLLGEVNLSNNNLSGPIPEVAPFDTFPETTFANNSGLCGYPLPRCGTNSGPGPNEHQKSHRRQASLAGSVAMGLLFSLFCIFGLIIVAIEMKKRRKKKEAALEAYMESHSNSATANSNWKLSARDALSINLATFEKPLRKLTFADLLEATNGFHNDSLIGSGGFGDVYKAQLKDGNVVAIKKLIHVSGQGDREFTAEMETIGKIKHRNLVPLLGYCKVGEERLLVYEYMKFGSLEDVLHDRKKIGLKLNWAARRKIAIGAARGLAFLHHNCIPHIIHRDMKSSNVLLDENLEARVSDFGMARLMSAMDTHLSVSTLAGTPGYVPPEYYQSFRCSTKGDVYSYGVVLLELLTGRQPTDSADFGDNNLVGWVKQHAKMRISDVFDPDLMREDPSVEIELLEHLKVACACLDDRPWKRPTMIQVMAFFKEIQAGSGIDSTSTIAADDGSFNAVEGVEMSIKEGNELNNHL; this is translated from the coding sequence atgaagatgaaagCTGAAAATAGCACTTGCACTCACCTTTTCTTTAGCTCAGCAAAGCTTTTCTTGCTCTATCACCACCTTTATCTTCAACACCTCATAGTTTTCCTcacaaccattttcttctttctctctaCAATATCCCCAGCTGCTGCTTCTTCTGCAGCTTCAGCTTCAGGTTCCTCCATTAATGGCTTATCCAGGGACTCACAGCAGCTTTTATCCTTCAAAGCTTCACTCCCTAATCCCACTCAGCTGTCAGACTGGTTACCAGCCAATAGTCCTTGTAATTTCACTCGTGTTTCATGCAACAAGAACTCCAGAGTTTCCTCCATAGATCTCTCAGACTTGCCTCTCGGCATAGACTTCAGCTTGGTTTCATCTTCTATGATAGCCCTTCAAAGCTTGGAGCTTTTAGTGCTGAGGAACACCAGTCTCACTGGTGCACTAACTTCTTTAGTAAGATCTCAATGTAGTGCATTCTTGAGTTCTGTAGATCTCTCTGAAAACAGCATTTCAGGTCCTGTTTCCGATATACTGAGCTTTGAAGTATGTTCGAGCATTGTTTCTCTTAATCTGTCCAAGAATTCATTGGACCCTCCAATGAAGGAAGATAAAGCTTCAACCTTTGGAGTCCAAGAGCTTGATCTTTCTTTCAATAATATCTCCGGCCAATATGTGGTTCCATGGCTGTTATCCAATCAGTTCCCTGGGCTTCAGCACTTGTCTTTGAAGGGTAACAGAGTAGTTGTCGATTTTCCTGCTCTAAACTTGAAGAACTTGTCTTATTTGGATCTCTCAATGAACAATCTCTCAGCTGGATTTCCTTCCATAACTGACTGTTCCAATTTGGAGCACTTGGACTTATCTTCAAATAAATTCTCTGGTGATGTTGGAAGCTCACTTTCCTCATGTGGGAAGCTCAGTTTTCTCAACCTCACCAATAATCTGCTCAAAGGTGCCGTTCCAGAGCTGCCAAGTGGTGCTGGTGGGGTTATGCAGTTTTTGTACCTGGGAAGAAATGGTTTCCAAGGTGTTTTACCACCTTATCTATCTGATTTGTGTCCAAGCTTGGTGGAGTTGGTGTTGTCCTACAATAATTTGTCAGGTAATGTCCCTGAGAGCTTTGGTGCATGCTCTGTTTTGGAACTATTTGATATCTCAAACAATACATTTTTTGGTGAATTACCTGTCGATACCCTTGTGAAGATGAGTAACTTGAAGAATTTGTCCTTGTCATTCAATAATTTCCTTGGTTCTTTGCCTGAATCTTTGTCCAAGATGGTCAGTTTGGAGACTTTGGATGTGAGTTCTAATAATCTCTCTGGGGTGATTCCATCTGGGATTTGTCAAGACCCCAGGAACAATTTGAAAGTGTTGTATCTTCAGAATAATTTGCTCACTGGTTCAATACCAGAGAGTCTGAGTAATTGTTCCAAGTTGGAATCCCTTGATCTCAGTTTTAACTACTTGACTGGGACAATCCCATCTAGCTTGGGATCATTATCTCAGCTTCGTGATTTGATTGCTTGGTTAAATCGGCTTCATGGAGAAATCCCACAAGAGCTGATGTACTTGCAGAGGTTAGAGAATCTGATTCTTGATTTCAATGATCTGATTGGATCAATCCCTGCTAGTCTCAGCAATTGTACGAATTTGAATTGGATTTCACTCTCAAATAACCAGTTGAGTGGTGAGATACCAGTGTCATTGGGTCGTTTGGCATATCTTGCGATTTTAAAGCTCGGAAACAACTCGTTATCTGGGAATATTCCTGCAGAATTAGGGGATTGCCGTAGCTTGCTTTGGTTGGATCTTAATACCAATTTTCTTAATGGGACTATCCCTCCTGGTTTATCCAAACATGCTGGCAATATTGCTGCTGCACGGCTTACAGGGAAGCGGTATGTGTACATCAAGAATGATGGAAGCAAGCAGTGCCATGGAGCAGGGAATTTGCTAGAGTTTGGAGGAATCAGACAGGAACAGCTGGATAGAATTTCAACGAGGCATCCCTGCAATTTTACACGAGTTTATAGAGGGATCACTGAACCAACATTCCACCATAACGGTTCAATGATTTTCCTAGACATTTCTCACAACCATTTGGAGGGCAGTATTCCGAAGGAGCTTGGATTCATGTATTACCTCCAGATACTGAATTTGGGGAATAATAATCTCTCAGGGCCAATTCCCCCAGAGCTTGGAGGCTTGAAGAATGCAGCCATTCTTGACCTGTCATATAACAGGCTCAATGGTTCCATTCCACAGACACTAACTGGCCTTACGTTGCTTGGGGAGGTTAATCTGTCAAACAACAATTTATCTGGACCCATTCCAGAGGTAGCTCCATTTGATACTTTTCCAGAAACTACATTTGCCAATAATAGCGGCCTATGTGGGTACCCTCTTCCTAGGTGTGGGACAAATTCTGGTCCCGGTCCAAATGAGCATCAGAAGTCTCATCGCAGACAAGCATCCCTTGCAGGAAGTGTAGCAATGGGTTTGTTGTTCTCACTATTCTGCATTTTTGGATTAATCATAGTTGCCATAGAAATGAAgaagaggagaaagaaaaaggaggcTGCGCTTGAAGCTTATATGGAAAGTCATTCCAATTCAGCAACAGCCAATAGCAACTGGAAGCTAAGTGCTCGAGATGCATTGAGCATTAACCTCGCAACATTTGAGAAGCCTCTCAGGAAGCTCACTTTTGCAGATCTTTTAGAAGCCACTAATGGTTTCCACAATGACAGCCTTATAGGGTCTGGTGGCTTCGGTGATGTTTACAAAGCTCAACTGAAGGATGGAAATGTTGTGGCCATCAAGAAACTCATACATGTCAGTGGGCAAGGGGATAGAGAATTCACAGCTGAAATGGAAACCATTGGGAAAATTAAGCATCGCAATCTTGTGCCTCTCTTAGGCTACTGCAAGGTAGGTGAAGAGCGATTGTTGGTCTATGAGTACATGAAGTTTGGAAGTCTAGAAGATGTTCTGCATGATAGAAAGAAAATTGGACTCAAGCTAAATTGGGCTGCAAGGCGGAAAATTGCAATTGGAGCTGCAAGGGGCTTGGCTTTCCTTCATCATAACTGTATTCCCCACATTATTCACAGGGATATGAAATCTAGCAATGTCTTGCTTGATGAGAATTTGGAAGCTCGAGTTTCTGATTTTGGAATGGCAAGGCTCATGAGTGCAATGGACACTCATTTGAGCGTAAGCACTTTAGCAGGCACCCCTGGATATGTACCTCCTGAGTACTACCAGAGCTTTAGATGTTCAACAAAGGGCGATGTTTACAGCTACGGTGTAGTTTTGCTGGAGCTGCTAACTGGAAGGCAGCCAACAGATTCAGCTGATTTTGGTGATAATAATCTAGTGGGATGGGTGAAGCAGCACGCCAAGATGCGAATAAGTGATGTTTTTGATCCAGACTTGATGAGAGAAGACCCCAGCGTGGAGATTGAGCTTTTAGAACACTTGAAGGTAGCATGTGCTTGCTTAGATGATCGACCTTGGAAGCGTCCGACAATGATTCAAGTAATGGCTttcttcaaagaaattcaaGCAGGGTCCGGGATTGATTCGACATCCACGATTGCTGCTGATGATGGCAGTTTTAATGCAGTTGAAGGGGTGGAGATGAGCATAAAAGAAGGCAACGAATTGAACAACCACTTGTGA
- the LOC113699402 gene encoding UDP-rhamnose/UDP-galactose transporter 6 isoform X1 codes for MSLASKDENKKVIDVAAWTFNIVTSVGIIIVNKALMATYGFSFATTLTGLHFATTTLMTIILKSLGYIQNSHLPLHERIKFVLFANFSIVGMNVSLMWNSVGFYQIAKLTMIPVSCLLEVVLDNVRYSRDTKLSIMLVLLGVAICTVTDVSVNAKGFIAASIAVWSTSLQQYYVHSLQQKYSLGSFNLLGHTAPLQAASLLLCGPFVDYWLTGKRVDGFNYTLASLLFIALSCTIAIGTNLSQFICIGRFTAVSFQVLGHMKTVLVLVLGFLFFGKEGLNLHVVLGMIIAILGMIWYGNVSSLPGGKERVPPPPADNDPEELSSLVESGQLNEKE; via the exons ATGTCTCTAGCAAGcaaggatgaaaataaaaaGGTCATTGATGTTGCAGCATGGACGTTTAATATTGTCACGTCTGTGGGAATCATTATTGTCAATAAGGCCTTAATGGCCACATACGGCTTCAGTTTTG CTACAACCTTAACTGGACTACATTTTGCTACAACAACCTTGATGACTATTATTCTCAAGTCATTAGGGTATATCCAGAATTCACACCTACCACTACATGAGCGAAtaaaatttgttttgtttgcTAATTTCTCGATTGTTGGAATGAATGTGAGTCTAATGTGGAATTCTGTGGGGTTCTATCAG ATTGCAAAGCTTACTATGATCCCTGTGTCATGCTTACTGGAAGTTGTATTGGACAATGTGCGGTATTCAAGGGACACCAAGCTAAGCATTATGCTGGTTCTACTGGGTGTTGCAATCTGCACTGTTACAGATGTGAGTGTCAATGCCAAGGGTTTTATTGCTGCCTCCATAGCAGTATGGAGTACTTCTCTGCAGCAATAT TATGTACACTCTCTTCAACAGAAGTATTCACTGGGATCTTTCAACCTACTGGGGCACACTGCACCATTACAAGCTGCATCCTTGCTGTTATGTGGCCCCTTTGTGGACTACTGGTTGACAGGAAAGAGAGTTGATGGTTTTAACTATACTTTGGCATCACTG TTGTTCATAGCGTTGTCATGTACCATTGCAATTGGGACCAATCTCAGCCAATTCATCTGCATTGGAAGATTCACGGCAGTGTCATTTCAGGTGCTTGGCCATATGAAGACCGTGCTTGTCCTGGTTTTAGGATTCCTCTTCTTTGGGAAGGAGGGTCTGAATCTACATGTAGTTCTGGGTATGATAATTGCAATACTTGGCATGATTTGGTATGGTAATGTCTCGTCTCTCCCTGGAGGAAAGGAACGAGTACCACCACCACCCGCCGACAACGATCCAGAAGAATTAAGTTCCTTAGTAGAATCCGGACAGCTCAATGAGAAGGAATAG
- the LOC113699402 gene encoding UDP-rhamnose/UDP-galactose transporter 6 isoform X2, translating to MTIILKSLGYIQNSHLPLHERIKFVLFANFSIVGMNVSLMWNSVGFYQIAKLTMIPVSCLLEVVLDNVRYSRDTKLSIMLVLLGVAICTVTDVSVNAKGFIAASIAVWSTSLQQYYVHSLQQKYSLGSFNLLGHTAPLQAASLLLCGPFVDYWLTGKRVDGFNYTLASLLFIALSCTIAIGTNLSQFICIGRFTAVSFQVLGHMKTVLVLVLGFLFFGKEGLNLHVVLGMIIAILGMIWYGNVSSLPGGKERVPPPPADNDPEELSSLVESGQLNEKE from the exons ATGACTATTATTCTCAAGTCATTAGGGTATATCCAGAATTCACACCTACCACTACATGAGCGAAtaaaatttgttttgtttgcTAATTTCTCGATTGTTGGAATGAATGTGAGTCTAATGTGGAATTCTGTGGGGTTCTATCAG ATTGCAAAGCTTACTATGATCCCTGTGTCATGCTTACTGGAAGTTGTATTGGACAATGTGCGGTATTCAAGGGACACCAAGCTAAGCATTATGCTGGTTCTACTGGGTGTTGCAATCTGCACTGTTACAGATGTGAGTGTCAATGCCAAGGGTTTTATTGCTGCCTCCATAGCAGTATGGAGTACTTCTCTGCAGCAATAT TATGTACACTCTCTTCAACAGAAGTATTCACTGGGATCTTTCAACCTACTGGGGCACACTGCACCATTACAAGCTGCATCCTTGCTGTTATGTGGCCCCTTTGTGGACTACTGGTTGACAGGAAAGAGAGTTGATGGTTTTAACTATACTTTGGCATCACTG TTGTTCATAGCGTTGTCATGTACCATTGCAATTGGGACCAATCTCAGCCAATTCATCTGCATTGGAAGATTCACGGCAGTGTCATTTCAGGTGCTTGGCCATATGAAGACCGTGCTTGTCCTGGTTTTAGGATTCCTCTTCTTTGGGAAGGAGGGTCTGAATCTACATGTAGTTCTGGGTATGATAATTGCAATACTTGGCATGATTTGGTATGGTAATGTCTCGTCTCTCCCTGGAGGAAAGGAACGAGTACCACCACCACCCGCCGACAACGATCCAGAAGAATTAAGTTCCTTAGTAGAATCCGGACAGCTCAATGAGAAGGAATAG